From the Paenibacillus sp. R14(2021) genome, the window CGGTTACCGCTAATTTGATCCGCAGAGGCTTATTTGATCGTTAGCGGCAACAATCTACTAATGCCTGCTGCAAATAATGATAATTCATAGAAACGGAGATTTATAATATGGCAACGATACGAGACGTTGCGAAGCTTGCGGGCGTATCGGTTGCGACGGTGTCCCGCGTTCTGAATCAGAACGGCTACGTGAACGCGAAGACCGAGTCCAGCATCCGGTCGGCGATGACCGCGCTGCAATACAAGCCTAATGCCATCGCGAGAAGTCTGGCGGGGAAGCAAACCTCCACGATCGCGCTGATGATTCCGGATATTCGCAATCCCTTCTTTCCCGAGCTGGCCAAGGCCGTCGAAAGCACCGCGAGCAAGCACGACTACACGGTGATTCTATGCGATTCGGATCATGACAGCAGCAGGGAGCGGAAATATTTTGACGTGCTGAAGAACAAGAAAATCGACGGGCTGATTCTAGCCTCCTATACAGTGCAGCCCGATCAGATTCTTGAACTTCAAGCTGAGGGCATTCCTGTCGTGCTGGTCGACAACAGCTTCCCGGCTCATCCGATCTTGTCGCTTGGCGTACGCAACAGGCAGGGAGCGGCCGCGGCCGTTCAGCATTTGCTTGATCAAGGCTGCCGCAAAATCGCCCACATTGCCGGGCCGTTCCAAGTGGCGGCATCCCATCAGCGCAGCTTGGGATACGAGGAAGCTTGCCAAAGCAAAGCTTGGTTCGTGCCGAGCCTGATCGCGCAGGGCGATTTTCATGCCGAGGGCGGGTATTCGGCGATGCTGGAGCTGCTGGATCGGCATCCGGATTTGGACGGTGTGTTTGCCGGCAACGATCTGATGGCGATCGGTGCGCGAAAGGCGTTATCGACCAAGGGGCGGAGGCTGCCGGAAGACGTGAAGCTGATCGGCTTTGACGGCATTCCGGTCCATTGGGATGAATTGGCCTTCTCGACGATGACACAACCGTTGTCGGCGATGGGGGAATTGGCCGTGGACTACTTGATCAAGCTGATGAATGGCGAGGCGCTGCCGCTAGAACCGCATGAGCTGGATGTGGAACTGACGGTTCGGCCATCCACGGTGCGGAGCGGCCTCGAAACGGTCTATTAATCGAGGGGAAGGCGTAAAGATGAGTGAACATGAGGTCGTGGCGCATACCGTTGCGCCGAATACGGTAACATCGATGCTGGGAGACTTGCGCGCGCTAGGCGTTCAAGAAGGAGATAAGCTGCTCGTTCATTCTTCCTTGTCCAGCTTGGGCTGGGTATGCGGCGGTCCGCAGGCGGTCGTGCAGGCGCTGCAGCTGGCTGTCGGCGAAGCGGGTACGCTGATCATGCCCGCGCAGAGCGGCGATTGGAGCGATCCCGCGGAATGGGCGCATCCGCCTGTTCCGGCAGCATGGCTCGATACGATCTATCGCGAAATGCCGGCCTTCGATCCCCTGCTGTCGCCGACGCGGGGAATGGGACGCATCGCCGAGCTGTTCCGCACCTTTCCGGGGACGATCCGTTCGCGGCACCCGCAGGTATCGTTTTGCGCGAACGGTCCCCACGCGGAGGAGATCGTTAGCGATCACCCGCTGACGCCGCAGTTTGGCCTCGCTTCGCCGCTTGGTAAGCTGCAGGCGCTGGACGCCAAGGTGCTGCTGCTTGGCGCTGGTTATGATTCTTGCACCAGCTTTCACCTGGCTGAAGCGCTGATCGAGGCGATGCCGACGAAGCGGATGGGTGCGGCCATGACAGAGGATGGGGGACGAATCTGGAAATGGTTTCATGACTTTGCCTACGATTCCGAGGATTTCGACCGAATTGGCGAGCAGCTGGATGAGGACGGCTCGGCGCGAAGCGGAAGGATCGGCAATGCGGACTGCCGGTTATTCGACTTGGCGGAAGGCGTAAGAACAGCCGAGCAATGGTTGAGACGACATCGATTTTCACAAGGAGTAAGCTAGAAACCGCTGCAACGAGCTGGAGCATTTCGCCATACGCGCTGGATGCGGCGCGGGCTGCTCAGCAAGCGGGGATCATCGGCGGCCAAGGCAACGGCCGCTTCGCTCCGAAGCAATTCGCCATGCGCGAAGAAACGGCGAAGATGCTGGCCGTCTTCTTCCGCGGACTGGTGAAATAATCGTTCGAGCATGACATAATAACTAAGAAGGAGCCCGAGAATCTGAAGCAGATTCTCGGGCTCCTTCGTGCATACTTCCGCATCGAACCTACGTCGCTGACAGGCTGCCCCCAATGACGAGTGTTATACTCGTTTACAAATAGAAGGTTTGATAACGTTGGCTTGCCTGCATTGCAGGCTTAGAATAATAGGGAATATAAATAGGGGGGATTGCAGATGAACGAGCCGGTTTACGTTGCCGTAACGGGCACGAATCATTATTTTGGAACGGAGTTTATTCAGGTTGGCTTCACGATCCGGCTGACGAAGGACCCGGACAATCGCCATGACCAGGAAGCCATCCGCGCCGATCTGCAGCCGCTTGGCCGAATCGGCTATGTGGCCAATAGTCCGCATACCGTTCCGCGAGGCTGCAAGAGCGCGGGACGCATCTACGATACGTTCGAGGACAAGCTGATGGGCATCGTCCGATTTGTCGTGAAAGACACGGTCATCGTGGAGTTGGCCGGCACGTACGACGAGACGCTGTTGTCGTCCGTGTTCGCCGTCCAGGAGCCAGCACCGCGTCAAGGTTACCTACGTTAGGATGCAATCGTCAGCTCTTGATAAAGATGCTCTGCATCCTGCAGCAAATCGGGTATCCATTCGTCTGATCCAGGGATGATATCGGTCCCGCCGTATACAAGCCAGCGCAATGTCTTGATCAGCCAGCATAATCCGCCGACTTGCAATTGCCAGTTCAGATCTTCAAGCTGCACCTCGGATACCTCCATATAGGCTGCCAGGATATCTTCCCTTGGGGTATGACTCCAAGCGTGGGCCTCCGTAATCAGGCAATGCAGGTCGCCAAGATGGGGGCTTAGGTAGGCGATGGACCAATCAATCGGCATAATGCCGTTGTCTTGGACCAACAGATTTTTGGCATGATAATCATGATGAACGATAGAGACGGGCACCATTCGATAGAGTCTTTCCAGCTGATGAGGCAGCGCGGCCTTGAGGTGAAGTAAAATCTCGGACCCGGATAACCAATTCGACTGCAGCAGATCATCCAGCAGGGCTAGAAAGGCTTCCTCCGAGACGGTATACGTGTCAATGACCTGCTTAGGGAGCACTTTCTCTAGGTTGGCTGCTGCGCGCATGCGCAGTCTCGCTAACTCCCTTGCCGCCTCGAGAAAATGAGCGGGCTCCGGCTGCTCTTCCACATTGACTCTCCCAGCATCCTCCATGATCATGACACCGCTGTCTTTCAACTGCATGAATGCATAGATTTGCGGCGCTTTGATCTGCAAGGGGTGCACCAAGTCGCGGTAAATCGCGGCTTCCCCCGCCATCTCGCTTCCGCCCCATTTCACAATGCGCGTATCACCTGACCTGAGCCTGACTCTGTAGACCTCCGAAAGTGACCATTTCCGTAAGAGCGACCATTCCGTGACCTCGCTAAGGATAGGCAGTAAGGTGCGATATTCAGCTAAGCATGCTGGCATCATTTCGTTTTTCCTCCCGTTCTCACATGGTTACGAAACATATTTTTACATAAATGGGGCGAAAGATATAGACTTAACCTTTCCCGTTTGTTATGATGTTGAATGAGTTCTTGGAAGATTCAGGGACTCCCGGGATCCATTCAAAGCACATGCATCTGAAGGGAGTGAGCGGCATGAAACGCCGGGCTACTACTAAAGAAAACGTTGTTATGGTGATTATGAACTGAATAGTGAAGGCGGACACGAGTCTGCCGTTAAAATAGGGATATTACTGCAGATCGAGACCGCAGGCATAGCCTTGCGGTCTTTTTGCGCGCAAAAATAAGACTGGATCGGTCAAGGAACCGACAAAGGAGGATGCCGATGTTGAAATTAAAGCATTTATTTAACAATGAGCCATTAGCTGAGATGCTTCTGGGAAACTGGGCATACGACAAGGAATCGATCGAACTATTTCAGTACTATCGGATTTCTTCAAATGCGATCTATCCTTTTCGTTTCGAGGGCGCAACCCGGCTGCTGAGATTCGCCCCAAAGGCAGAGAAAAGCGAAGCGAATATACTAGCAGAGCTCGATTTCATCGCTTACTTGCGCGCGCAAGGCTACGGAGTGCTCGAAGCCGTCGCTTCGAATCATGGAGAGGAGCTTGTAGAGGCGCGAACGCCTTGGGGTGATTACTATGCATCTGTGTTTAAACGCGTAGCAG encodes:
- a CDS encoding aminoglycoside N(3)-acetyltransferase, encoding MSEHEVVAHTVAPNTVTSMLGDLRALGVQEGDKLLVHSSLSSLGWVCGGPQAVVQALQLAVGEAGTLIMPAQSGDWSDPAEWAHPPVPAAWLDTIYREMPAFDPLLSPTRGMGRIAELFRTFPGTIRSRHPQVSFCANGPHAEEIVSDHPLTPQFGLASPLGKLQALDAKVLLLGAGYDSCTSFHLAEALIEAMPTKRMGAAMTEDGGRIWKWFHDFAYDSEDFDRIGEQLDEDGSARSGRIGNADCRLFDLAEGVRTAEQWLRRHRFSQGVS
- a CDS encoding S-layer homology domain-containing protein, which translates into the protein MVETTSIFTRSKLETAATSWSISPYALDAARAAQQAGIIGGQGNGRFAPKQFAMREETAKMLAVFFRGLVK
- a CDS encoding LacI family DNA-binding transcriptional regulator, giving the protein MATIRDVAKLAGVSVATVSRVLNQNGYVNAKTESSIRSAMTALQYKPNAIARSLAGKQTSTIALMIPDIRNPFFPELAKAVESTASKHDYTVILCDSDHDSSRERKYFDVLKNKKIDGLILASYTVQPDQILELQAEGIPVVLVDNSFPAHPILSLGVRNRQGAAAAVQHLLDQGCRKIAHIAGPFQVAASHQRSLGYEEACQSKAWFVPSLIAQGDFHAEGGYSAMLELLDRHPDLDGVFAGNDLMAIGARKALSTKGRRLPEDVKLIGFDGIPVHWDELAFSTMTQPLSAMGELAVDYLIKLMNGEALPLEPHELDVELTVRPSTVRSGLETVY
- a CDS encoding phosphotransferase; translated protein: MKWGGSEMAGEAAIYRDLVHPLQIKAPQIYAFMQLKDSGVMIMEDAGRVNVEEQPEPAHFLEAARELARLRMRAAANLEKVLPKQVIDTYTVSEEAFLALLDDLLQSNWLSGSEILLHLKAALPHQLERLYRMVPVSIVHHDYHAKNLLVQDNGIMPIDWSIAYLSPHLGDLHCLITEAHAWSHTPREDILAAYMEVSEVQLEDLNWQLQVGGLCWLIKTLRWLVYGGTDIIPGSDEWIPDLLQDAEHLYQELTIAS
- a CDS encoding HIRAN domain-containing protein, with product MNEPVYVAVTGTNHYFGTEFIQVGFTIRLTKDPDNRHDQEAIRADLQPLGRIGYVANSPHTVPRGCKSAGRIYDTFEDKLMGIVRFVVKDTVIVELAGTYDETLLSSVFAVQEPAPRQGYLR